In one Arachis duranensis cultivar V14167 chromosome 9, aradu.V14167.gnm2.J7QH, whole genome shotgun sequence genomic region, the following are encoded:
- the LOC107464589 gene encoding uncharacterized protein LOC107464589 has product MIPSQTSLQDMKNLILMNTGIVGKKKITKLTYRMPIVVANSFAYQKMQIKFNQRVSMMFSYHRNIGSIYSLELCLNLQDIGRSSSSSNNVEGGRNLGSADFVLGRDTGRASSQSFNAFVTPEQNADIHQARPSPSSLVGIDRYPDAGMAEISYEDEIEDFSGDEAEAVPETHPFYRETVPPIHVESGGGGVSSSTPAHYLSLNLGAMSSTTAKNRPSSYALSDEMELEIGLKFLNRETAMLAVKNYNIHRSTEYKVVESSQSSYVCRCKQFGDQCRWMVEKTRSSRKVVCSISMT; this is encoded by the coding sequence ATGATTCCGTCACAGACATCGTTACAAGATATGAAGAACTTGATTCTCATGAATACTGGAATAGttggaaaaaagaaaatcacaAAGCTGACTTACAGGATGCCAATTGTAGTAGCCAACTCGTTTGCGTATCAAAAAATGCAGATTAAATTTAATCAGCGTGTTTCGATGATGTTTTCTTATCATCGCAATATTGGAAGCATCTATTCATTGGAACTTTGTTTGAATCTTCAAGATATTGGTAGAAGCTCATCTAGTTCTAATAATGTGGAGGGTGGTAGAAATCTCGGATCGGCAGATTTTGTTCTGGGTCGGGATACCGGTAGGGCCAGTAGTCAAAGCTTTAACGCGTTTGTGACGCCTGAACAGAATGCAGATATTCATCAAGCACGCCCCTCCCCTTCCAGCCTTGTTGGGATCGATAGATATCCTGATGCTGGCATGGCAGAAATATCTTATGAAGATGAGATCGAAGATTTTAGTGGTGATGAGGCAGAAGCTGTTCCCGAAACACATCCATTTTATCGTGAGACAGTTCCTCCAATTCATGTCGAATCGGGGGGAGGTGGTGTATCCAGCAGCACGCCAGCACACTACCTATCTTTAAATCTTGGAGCAATGTCTTCGACCACCGCAAAAAATAGACCGAGTAGCTACGCTTTGTCAGATGAGATGGAGCTCGAGATTGGGTTGAAGTTTCTCAATAGAGAAACAGCGATGCTTGCTGTTAAAAACTATAACATCCACAGGAGTACAGAATACAAGGTGGTAGAGTCAAGCCAAAGTAGTTATGTATGTCGATGCAAGCAGTTTGGGGATCAATGTCGTTGGATGGTCGAAAAGACGAGGTCTTCCAGAAAGGTAGTTTGTAGTATATCCATGACATAA